The DNA region GCGCATCCACGGTGACGGCTTTGCCGTCGACGACACACTCCAGCGCTCCAGCGGCGCCAGCGGACGGCAGCTCCACTCGTCGCTTCTTGCCTCCGATCTCGATCCAGACGGTCACGTACGCAGCCCCTCCTGCCGCCCAGCCGTGGCCCACCTGCTCTGCTGAACGCTGTCCGCCACCGCTGGCGTTCTTTCGCAGCCGGACACAGCCAGCAACGCCGCGGCAATCGCTACAACCTCGTCAGCGACCGTCGCCTCGTCCACCGAAGCAGCGCGAGCCAGTAGTCGTTCCAGATAGCCTGTATCGATGCGTGCGGCACGAAAATCAGGATCGTTCAGAATCCGGCGGAACAACCCGATGTTCGTCTTGATCCCGCCAATCACATACTCGTCGAGCGCCCTCAGCATCCGGTCGATTGCCAGCTCGCGCGTCTCGGCAAACGCCACCAGCTTGGACAGCATGGGATCGTACTCCAGCGGCACAGTCCAGCCCGCATAGACGCCGCAGTCCTCGCGAATGCCCGCGCCGCCCGGCTGCACCAGCCGCGTAATCAGGCCGGGCGATGGAAAGAAGCTATTCTCCGGGTCTTCGGCGTAGATGCGGCACTCGATCGCGTGGCCGCGCAACTGCACGTCCTCCTGCTTCAAACCGAGCGGCTCGCCCATCGCCACCCGAATCTGCATCCGCACCAGATCGAGCCCCGTGACCAGCTCGGTCACGGGATGCTCCACCTGCAGGCGGGTGTTCATCTCCAGAAAGTAGAAGTTCTGGTCGCTATCCACCAGAAACTCCACCGTCCCCGCGTTTACGTACCCCGCGGAAAGCGCCAGCCGCACCGCAGCCTCGCCCATTCGCCGACGAAGGTCTTCCCCGACAACTGCGGACGGAGCCTCCTCGATGACCTTCTGATGCCGCCGCTGCACCGAGCACTCCCGCTCGCCCAGGTACAGGCACCTGCCATACTGGTCCGCCATTAACTGGATCTCGATATGGCGTGGCTGCTCAATGAGCTTTTCGATGTAGACCTCACCCGAACCAAAGCTGCGCTCAGCCTCGCTGCTGGCCGCCGCGTAGGCCGCAGCTAACTCTTCCCGCGCGGCCACGGCCCGCATCCCCTTGCCACCGCCACCAGCAGCCGCCTTGAGCATAACCGGAAAGCCAATACCCTCCGCCACCTTCAGCGCCTCCTCAGCCGACGTCAGCCCAGTCACGCTGCCCGGCACCCGAGGTATCCCTGCCGCGTCGGCTGTCTGCCGCGCCCGCGTCTTCGAGCCCAGCACGCGCATGGCGTTTGCCGGGGGGCCAATGAACGTCACTCCGGCCGTCGCACAAGCCTCTGCAAATTCTGCATTCTCCGATAGGAAGCCGTAGCCGGGATGCACGGCGTCGGCACCGCAATGTCGTGCCGCTTCGAGAATGAGGTCGCCACGCAGATAGCTCTCAGACGCAGGAGCAGGACCTAGCCGGTAGGCCTCATCCGCATGAAGGACATGCAGCGCCGCGCGATCGGCGTCGGAGTAGACGGCTACCGTCCGCAATCCCATCTCCCGGCAGGCGCGAATCACCCGCAGCGCGATCTCGCCGCGATTCGCAATCAGGACTTTTTGGATGGTCCGTCGCAAGTGGCAATTTTACCCTAGCTGGAACAGCATCCGGGCGGTGCTCGCAAGAGCGTTTCACAGGTGTCACGGTCTTCTGTTAACCAACGAAGCTCTCCATCTCCTCGAGAAATATTGCGAACGCTCAGCACATTTGTATCCACGTACGAGAAGAAGAGCCCGACCTCCCGCATTGGAGAAGCTTCTCTAGTCGTCCTACCTTTCAGACGGTGGATCTATATCAGCATGGCATTCAGCAAAGGGAAGAGCCTCTCCATGATAGAGAGGCTCTTCCGATACTTCTAAATCAGCGAAGCAGCGACTACATCGTTACGCCACCAGGAGTCTTCGCTTCCTTCTTCTTCTCGTTGATCTTGCGCGCGCCCAGGGCCTTGTCATTCCACTGATCAGCCTCTGCCAGATCAGCCTTCCGGGCCGCATCGTCGCCGCACTCCATTTGTGCCTTAATGCGGTTGGTCAGATTGAGATAAGACATTGCCTCGTCGTAGGTCGGGTTGATTTCAACGGCCTTATGCAGGTTCTGCAATCCGTCGTTGACGAGGTCCGTATTCTGCTCCTTCATCTTCTGGCATGCTGCCTTGCTCTTCTTCACATTGCCATTGGCATCATCGGTGAGCCCATCGGCCGCGAGAATGCTAATCATGTTCTTATACGACTGCATCCAATCCACGACGCCGATGGTGTAATACGCCTCGGCATCATTCGGATCCAGCGCAATCACTTTTTTCTCATACTCTTTCGCAGGCTCAAACCGCTTGATATTGCGGTTGATGGAGGCCATCTGCCGCAGGGCCGTCAGATTGTTCGGGTCCTTCTGGAGGGTCGCCTGGAAGCCGTCAAGGGCCTTCTGAGCAATCGCGATGTTCTCGGGAGTGTCGAGATTGGGCACCACCTGATACGAGTAAGCGGTGGCAAGATAGAGCTTCGCATCCTCGTAGTTTGGATCAAGCGCGATGGAGTTCTGGAAGTGATTGACCGCTTCTTCGTATTGAGCGTTCTTGAATGCCTGTACACCCTTGGTGAGCTGGTCGCGTGCCTTCAGGCGGTTGCATCCAGTTACAGAACCAAGCAGCAGCGCCAGCAGAGCTGCAGTAACCGGAATCCGTGCGGTTAATTTCATGGGGTGTATCGTCTCCTTCAAAATAGGCGCGTTGATCTCTGGGACAAATAAATTGATAAATCGAATTCTTCAGCTTGCCCGCTTGATTGTAATGGTATACGCCCCAGCGTGGCTAGAGGACAAACCATTTATCCTACGAAACACAATTTTGACAAGACTGGCAGACAAGCAACGGGCGGTAGCCGGATAGCCACCGCCCTCTGCCCGAGTCTCAGCACGAGCCACTCACTGGCCCGCTTCAATCCTTGGGGTAATGATTCCAATATTGTCTACCCCGGCCTGATGACCGAAATCGACCACCTCCGCAATCTTCGCGAAGTCAAGGTTCTTATCCCCCTTGATGAACATCACTTTCTCCTGACGAGTCGCAAAGATTGTTTCCAACTGCGATTCGATCTGAGATTTATTGAAGTCGGTCTCGTTGATCTTGTAAGCAGGTGCACCGGCCCCGTTCGACAGGACCTGGACAACGATGGTCCGGTCGTTCTGCTGGTCCTGCGTCTTGTTCTTCGGCGGTTGGGGCACCAGCGTCTGCAAGCCCTTGGGGGTTACCGGCACGATCACCATAAAGATGATCAGCAATACCAGAAGAACGTCGATAAGCGGGGTTACATTGATCTCGGAAACCGATCCGCCCGAAGTTCCAGCGCTCATTCCCATAGCAAATCTCCTTGTCTACTTCGACTGCCCGAGATGAATCGAGCGCGCCGCCTTACAGATGTGTGGCCTACTTGCCCGTCATTACGTTCGTTTCGCTATCGTTCTTCTCCGTGAGAAGCCCGAGCTGGTTGACGCCTGCCGATCGGATCCCGTCAATGGCATCCATGACCTTACCGTAGTTGGCGCGTTGATCTGCGCGCATGAAGACCTCTTTATCGGTCTTCTTTTCGAGCAACGCCGAGATCTTGGTGCCGAGGTCGTCGGTGTTGACCTGATTGGCGCCGAGGAACGTTCTGCCATCCCGAGTCACCGCCACGGTAACGGCATCTTCCTTGTTGGCGTTCTCCATCACGATTGCCGAAGCGGCAGTCGGCAGATCCACATTCACCTTGTTGTTCAGCATGGGGGTGATAACCATGAAGATGATCAGCAGCACCAGCATCACGTCCACCATCGGCGTTACGTTGATGTTTGAGTTGACCTTCTTGCCTTCATCCCGCTTATTGATGCCCATAACGTCGGCTCCGTCCGGTTCGTCCGGCTTACTATTTCCTTGCGGTCCCTGCGGTAGCACTCTGCCCTTCGGACGCCGTTCGCTGGCGGCGTCCGAAGGGCCTCGGCTGAGGCGTGATTCTCGCAGGTTATTGCTTTGCAGCTTGTCTGTACAAATACAACGCTTGCTACTTTTTAGCGATGGCTCTGCTTGATGAAGTAATCAACCAGTTCGCTGGAGCTGTTATCCATTTCAACGTCGAACGCTTCCACCTTGCCGGTGAAGTAGTTGAACGTCATAACGGCGGGGATCGCGACGAGCAGACCCATGGCGGTCGTCACCAGAGCTTCCGAGATACCACCGGCGACC from Edaphobacter paludis includes:
- the accC gene encoding acetyl-CoA carboxylase biotin carboxylase subunit — translated: MRRTIQKVLIANRGEIALRVIRACREMGLRTVAVYSDADRAALHVLHADEAYRLGPAPASESYLRGDLILEAARHCGADAVHPGYGFLSENAEFAEACATAGVTFIGPPANAMRVLGSKTRARQTADAAGIPRVPGSVTGLTSAEEALKVAEGIGFPVMLKAAAGGGGKGMRAVAAREELAAAYAAASSEAERSFGSGEVYIEKLIEQPRHIEIQLMADQYGRCLYLGERECSVQRRHQKVIEEAPSAVVGEDLRRRMGEAAVRLALSAGYVNAGTVEFLVDSDQNFYFLEMNTRLQVEHPVTELVTGLDLVRMQIRVAMGEPLGLKQEDVQLRGHAIECRIYAEDPENSFFPSPGLITRLVQPGGAGIREDCGVYAGWTVPLEYDPMLSKLVAFAETRELAIDRMLRALDEYVIGGIKTNIGLFRRILNDPDFRAARIDTGYLERLLARAASVDEATVADEVVAIAAALLAVSGCERTPAVADSVQQSRWATAGRQEGLRT
- a CDS encoding biopolymer transporter ExbD, producing MGMSAGTSGGSVSEINVTPLIDVLLVLLIIFMVIVPVTPKGLQTLVPQPPKNKTQDQQNDRTIVVQVLSNGAGAPAYKINETDFNKSQIESQLETIFATRQEKVMFIKGDKNLDFAKIAEVVDFGHQAGVDNIGIITPRIEAGQ
- a CDS encoding ExbD/TolR family protein; translation: MGINKRDEGKKVNSNINVTPMVDVMLVLLIIFMVITPMLNNKVNVDLPTAASAIVMENANKEDAVTVAVTRDGRTFLGANQVNTDDLGTKISALLEKKTDKEVFMRADQRANYGKVMDAIDGIRSAGVNQLGLLTEKNDSETNVMTGK